Proteins encoded within one genomic window of Mesorhizobium sp. AR10:
- a CDS encoding MBL fold metallo-hydrolase yields the protein MSLTATGEASDWFSREALGQGITRIWEPHVHPYFRSNVFHVRGRDVDLVIDGGMGLVHLRPMLDLLPGKPIVAIATHIHVDHVGALSEFETRVGHREESAFFEDMADEHTLAHLFRAQPDAVSRSPQEAWSPQRFQIRPAPLSRILDEGCTIETGDRSFLVLHLPGHSPGSLGLLDERNGDFLAGDAIYRGRLVDDLPGSDVQAYRKTMQRLLQIEFSRACCGHGEVIDQNELRSIARAYLDS from the coding sequence ATGTCGCTCACCGCGACAGGCGAGGCTTCCGACTGGTTTTCACGCGAAGCTCTGGGACAAGGCATCACGCGGATATGGGAGCCGCACGTCCATCCCTATTTCAGAAGCAATGTCTTTCATGTTCGCGGGCGCGACGTCGATCTCGTCATCGACGGAGGCATGGGTCTCGTGCATCTCAGACCGATGCTGGACCTCTTGCCCGGCAAGCCGATCGTGGCTATTGCAACGCACATCCATGTCGATCACGTCGGCGCATTGAGCGAGTTCGAGACCAGAGTTGGCCATCGCGAGGAGTCGGCATTTTTCGAAGACATGGCGGATGAGCACACATTGGCTCACCTCTTTCGCGCGCAGCCCGACGCCGTCAGCAGGTCACCCCAGGAGGCATGGTCGCCGCAGCGTTTCCAGATCAGGCCGGCACCATTGTCTCGAATTCTGGACGAAGGCTGCACCATAGAGACTGGAGACAGGTCGTTTCTGGTCCTTCATCTCCCGGGTCATTCGCCGGGGTCGCTCGGGCTTCTCGATGAACGCAACGGCGACTTTCTGGCCGGCGATGCGATTTATCGCGGGCGATTGGTCGACGATCTTCCTGGTTCGGACGTGCAGGCCTATCGGAAAACCATGCAGCGGCTTTTGCAGATAGAGTTCAGCCGCGCATGTTGCGGACATGGCGAAGTGATCGACCAGAACGAACTGCGATCGATTGCAAGAGCCTATCTGGACAGCTGA
- a CDS encoding delayed-early response protein/equilibrative nucleoside transporter, which yields MDPVTKPSLRLVLALLAAAYVMTHFLGSAHAQSSLGIGTNDGMAPTASGPFAHILMWINLRQQEFYRALATAMKAMRQDGSKLWLLIGLSFAYGIFHAAGPGHGKAVISSYMVANEVALRRGILLSFVSALLQGLTAIVVMLLAFFVLRGTTISMTDAAWFLEIMSYVFVTLFGAWLLWRKAGPAILRLFGANPAYSLSAAHAGHSHAGHSHTGHSHSGHAHATHSHALHAHGHDEDDHAAHDHSHARDDHGAHDHHHDHAEHDHHHHGHVHAAGEVCDTCGHSHAPDPALLSGDRFDWPTAWSAVAAVGIRPCSGALIVLSFALLNGLWFGGILSVLAMSLGTAITVSALATIAVTAKNWAVYFAGDGRMGNRIHSIVEIGGAAFVFLFGLLLLSASLTTGAVL from the coding sequence ATAGATCCGGTGACGAAACCGTCCCTGCGTTTGGTACTGGCTCTTTTGGCCGCCGCTTATGTGATGACGCACTTCCTCGGCTCCGCCCACGCCCAGAGTTCGCTCGGCATCGGTACCAATGACGGCATGGCCCCCACGGCCAGCGGCCCGTTCGCCCACATTCTGATGTGGATCAATCTGCGACAGCAGGAATTCTACCGCGCGCTGGCAACCGCCATGAAAGCGATGCGCCAGGACGGCAGCAAGCTGTGGCTGCTCATCGGCCTGTCCTTCGCCTACGGCATTTTCCACGCCGCCGGCCCCGGCCACGGCAAGGCGGTGATCTCGTCCTACATGGTGGCCAACGAGGTGGCATTGCGGCGCGGCATCCTGCTGTCCTTCGTCTCGGCACTGCTGCAGGGGCTGACGGCAATCGTGGTCATGCTGCTGGCCTTTTTCGTCCTGCGCGGCACCACCATCTCGATGACCGATGCGGCATGGTTCCTCGAAATCATGAGCTATGTCTTCGTCACCCTGTTCGGCGCCTGGCTTTTGTGGCGCAAGGCCGGCCCCGCCATCCTGCGCCTGTTCGGTGCAAACCCCGCCTACAGCCTATCGGCCGCTCATGCCGGGCACTCGCACGCTGGCCATTCGCATACGGGCCATTCGCATTCTGGGCATGCTCACGCAACGCATTCCCACGCGCTTCACGCGCATGGCCATGATGAAGACGACCATGCGGCACATGACCATTCCCATGCACGCGACGATCACGGCGCGCATGATCACCACCACGATCATGCTGAGCACGATCACCACCATCATGGCCACGTCCATGCGGCGGGCGAGGTCTGCGACACCTGCGGGCACTCGCATGCGCCCGATCCGGCGCTGCTTTCCGGCGACCGCTTCGACTGGCCCACCGCCTGGTCGGCGGTGGCTGCCGTCGGCATCCGCCCCTGCTCCGGCGCGCTGATCGTGCTGAGCTTTGCCTTGCTCAACGGGCTGTGGTTCGGCGGCATCCTGTCGGTGCTGGCCATGTCGCTCGGCACGGCGATCACCGTCTCGGCCCTGGCGACAATTGCGGTAACGGCCAAGAACTGGGCGGTGTATTTCGCCGGCGATGGCCGCATGGGCAACCGCATCCACTCGATCGTCGAGATCGGCGGCGCGGCCTTCGTCTTCCTGTTCGGGCTGCTGCTGCTTTCGGCCAGTTTGACGACCGGTGCGGTGCTTTAA
- a CDS encoding LysR substrate-binding domain-containing protein has protein sequence MSLPSLHSLRAFESVSRLGNIAAAAAELHVTSGAISQQLRALQLSLGLDLFEKRGRRLVLTDRGAALQKSVGIAMQQISESIREISADAYSTAAKATLTVSVPSVFGTTWLAARIFRFLDANPDIRMRMRTAVDFEEVDWREIDVAIVYGKPPWTGFWWRLLHSIYAAPVCSPQLLRGPNGIREPRDVLHHRLLHEDDGDQWRRWLTEARVPHTVESDIYFDNFAMVLQAARDGHGVALTNDIISFRDLDEGRLVRPLTLGVASTRSYYCICHEEGLANPAIGRFVDWLVDQASRPSG, from the coding sequence ATGAGCCTGCCATCCCTTCATTCGCTCCGTGCCTTCGAGAGCGTTTCGCGGTTGGGCAACATTGCCGCCGCAGCCGCCGAACTGCACGTGACGTCAGGCGCCATCAGCCAGCAATTGCGCGCGCTGCAGCTATCGCTCGGCCTCGACCTGTTCGAGAAACGCGGCCGCCGCCTCGTGCTGACGGACCGCGGGGCCGCGTTGCAGAAGAGCGTGGGTATAGCCATGCAGCAGATATCGGAATCGATCCGCGAAATATCGGCGGATGCTTACAGCACTGCCGCGAAGGCGACCCTGACCGTATCGGTGCCATCGGTTTTTGGAACGACCTGGCTAGCGGCGCGGATTTTTCGGTTTCTTGACGCGAACCCGGACATTCGCATGCGGATGCGCACGGCGGTGGACTTCGAAGAGGTGGACTGGCGGGAAATCGATGTCGCCATCGTCTATGGCAAACCGCCATGGACCGGATTCTGGTGGCGGTTACTGCATAGTATCTACGCGGCACCAGTGTGCAGCCCGCAACTGCTTCGCGGCCCAAACGGCATTCGCGAGCCGCGCGACGTGCTGCATCACCGCCTGCTCCACGAAGACGATGGCGACCAATGGAGGCGCTGGTTAACGGAAGCGCGTGTACCACACACCGTGGAGTCCGATATCTATTTCGACAACTTTGCCATGGTGCTTCAGGCCGCGCGGGACGGCCATGGCGTCGCCCTCACAAACGATATCATTTCGTTCAGGGACCTCGACGAGGGTCGTCTTGTTCGACCCTTGACGCTCGGTGTCGCGTCTACCCGAAGCTACTACTGCATATGCCATGAGGAAGGTTTGGCAAATCCGGCAATCGGCCGGTTCGTCGACTGGTTGGTCGACCAGGCGTCGAGACCGTCAGGCTGA
- a CDS encoding SDR family oxidoreductase: MTAITEKTAIVTGAGTGIGKSVATALLRDGWNTVFCGRRKPVLDAAITEAGPTQAKALAVACDISKADQVDDMFETVVAAFGRVDLLFNNAGMSYKSTPIDEIPVEVWNDIVGVNLTGSFLCARAAFGTMRKQRPMGGRIINNGSVSAYAPRPGSVPYTATKHAITGLTKTLALDGRPYDIACGQIDIGNALTDMAQAMTVGVPQANGSIAAEAVMDVQRIADAVVHMASLPLDANVLFMTVMATKMPFVGRG, encoded by the coding sequence ATGACAGCCATCACAGAGAAGACCGCTATCGTCACCGGCGCCGGAACGGGTATCGGCAAAAGCGTTGCCACGGCGTTGCTCAGGGACGGCTGGAACACAGTGTTCTGCGGCCGCCGCAAGCCGGTGCTGGATGCAGCGATCACTGAAGCCGGGCCGACGCAAGCCAAGGCATTGGCGGTCGCCTGCGACATCAGCAAGGCCGATCAGGTCGACGATATGTTCGAGACGGTGGTGGCGGCTTTCGGGCGCGTCGACCTGCTCTTCAACAATGCGGGCATGAGCTACAAGTCGACACCGATCGACGAGATCCCGGTCGAGGTCTGGAACGACATCGTCGGGGTCAATCTCACCGGCTCGTTCCTGTGTGCCCGTGCCGCTTTCGGCACCATGCGCAAGCAGCGGCCGATGGGTGGCCGCATCATCAACAACGGCTCGGTGTCGGCCTATGCGCCACGGCCGGGCTCGGTACCCTACACCGCGACCAAGCACGCCATCACCGGGCTGACAAAGACGCTGGCGCTGGACGGCAGGCCTTATGACATTGCCTGCGGCCAGATCGACATCGGCAACGCGCTGACCGACATGGCCCAAGCGATGACGGTCGGCGTGCCGCAGGCCAACGGCAGCATCGCCGCCGAAGCGGTGATGGACGTCCAGCGCATCGCCGATGCCGTCGTGCACATGGCCAGCCTGCCGCTCGACGCCAATGTGCTGTTCATGACCGTGATGGCGACCAAGATGCCGTTCGTCGGCAGAGGGTAG
- a CDS encoding GNAT family N-acetyltransferase: MSENLENWQPRPRPERKALEGRYVRLEPLIAAKHGDGLFEASAVADGDTRFRWLFDTVPENRAALQPWLEKSEASEDPLFFAVIDKASGKIAGRQTLMRIDATFGVIEIGNIYWGPLISRRPAATEAQFLFTKYAFDELGYRRYEWKCNNRNEPSKRAAERFGFKFEGIFRQHLVVKGENRDTAWYSIIDKEWPALRRAYEAWLDPANFDGEGRQKRRLEDFRAEFGA, from the coding sequence GTGTCGGAAAATCTCGAGAATTGGCAGCCGCGCCCACGGCCCGAACGCAAAGCGCTGGAAGGCCGCTACGTCCGGCTGGAACCGCTGATCGCGGCAAAGCATGGTGATGGCCTGTTTGAAGCGTCGGCCGTCGCCGACGGCGACACGCGGTTTCGCTGGCTGTTCGACACCGTGCCGGAGAACCGCGCGGCTCTCCAACCATGGCTGGAAAAGTCCGAAGCAAGCGAAGATCCGCTGTTCTTCGCGGTCATCGACAAGGCCAGCGGCAAGATCGCCGGACGCCAGACACTGATGCGCATCGATGCGACCTTTGGCGTCATCGAAATCGGCAACATCTATTGGGGGCCGCTGATCTCGCGCAGACCTGCAGCGACCGAGGCGCAATTCCTGTTCACGAAATACGCCTTCGATGAGCTTGGCTATCGCCGTTACGAATGGAAATGCAACAACCGCAATGAGCCGTCGAAGCGCGCGGCGGAGCGGTTCGGCTTCAAGTTCGAAGGCATTTTCCGCCAGCATCTTGTGGTCAAAGGTGAAAACCGCGATACGGCGTGGTACTCGATCATCGACAAGGAATGGCCGGCGCTGCGCAGAGCCTATGAGGCATGGCTCGATCCGGCCAATTTCGATGGCGAGGGCCGGCAGAAGCGGCGGCTCGAGGATTTCCGCGCTGAGTTCGGCGCGTAG
- a CDS encoding YybH family protein, translating to MNDETSREPARDPQDLERLLIARQWVGDVDGMAALFEPDAVVDGGEGQLTRGRQAIRALFAEITATGRKFASGDRRPAVINGDLALTSTKLPDGTITTEVARRQSDETWLWVIDRFSVA from the coding sequence ATGAACGACGAAACAAGCCGTGAACCCGCGCGTGATCCTCAGGATCTGGAGCGCCTGCTGATTGCCCGACAGTGGGTGGGAGATGTCGACGGAATGGCGGCTCTTTTTGAGCCAGATGCCGTCGTCGATGGCGGTGAAGGCCAATTGACGCGTGGCCGGCAAGCCATCCGGGCGTTGTTTGCGGAGATCACCGCAACGGGCCGAAAATTTGCGTCCGGAGATCGGCGCCCGGCTGTCATCAATGGAGATTTGGCGCTGACCTCAACGAAGCTTCCCGATGGCACCATTACCACCGAGGTCGCGCGCCGGCAAAGCGACGAAACATGGCTTTGGGTTATCGATCGGTTCTCGGTTGCCTAG
- a CDS encoding cation diffusion facilitator family transporter, translating into MAHSHDHAAQGHSHGAGHAHGSTDKKRVLIAACLTAGFMVVEALGGLLTGSLALLADAGHMLADSIALGLAWYAFHLAGRPATGRLTYGFGRVKTLVAYTNGIAIFAIALWIVYEAWGRLLTPAPVLGGPMLVVAIAGLLVNIGSFFVLHGGDRDSLNMRGAILHVLGDLLGSAAAIVAALVILATGWTPIDPILSVLVSLLILSTAWSLMREAAHVLLEGVPASLDRDLIAKDIEGTVKGVREVHHMHVWSIDGSSNMATLHACLNEGVDAYTAVSAIKKRLAAEHGISHATVEPEFGQCADGRDEHDHDHDHDHDAAPHHGHYH; encoded by the coding sequence ATGGCACATAGCCACGATCATGCTGCGCAAGGGCACAGCCACGGCGCTGGCCATGCGCATGGCTCGACCGACAAGAAACGGGTGCTGATCGCAGCTTGCCTGACCGCTGGCTTCATGGTCGTGGAAGCGCTTGGCGGCCTCCTCACAGGGTCGCTGGCGCTGCTGGCGGATGCCGGCCACATGCTCGCCGATTCGATCGCGCTCGGCCTTGCCTGGTATGCATTTCATCTGGCTGGCCGGCCGGCGACCGGCCGGCTCACCTATGGCTTTGGCCGGGTCAAGACCCTGGTGGCCTACACCAACGGCATCGCTATCTTCGCCATTGCGCTGTGGATCGTCTACGAGGCCTGGGGGCGCCTGCTGACGCCGGCGCCGGTGCTCGGCGGACCGATGCTGGTGGTTGCGATCGCGGGTCTCCTGGTGAACATCGGCTCCTTCTTCGTGCTGCATGGCGGCGACCGTGACAGCCTGAACATGCGCGGCGCCATCCTGCATGTGCTCGGCGATCTGCTCGGTTCGGCGGCGGCCATCGTAGCTGCCCTGGTCATCCTGGCGACGGGCTGGACGCCGATCGATCCGATCCTGTCCGTCCTGGTCTCGCTGCTGATCCTGTCCACGGCATGGTCACTGATGCGCGAAGCCGCCCATGTCCTGCTCGAAGGCGTGCCGGCAAGCCTCGACCGCGACCTGATCGCCAAGGATATCGAGGGGACTGTGAAAGGCGTACGCGAGGTGCATCACATGCACGTCTGGTCGATCGACGGGTCAAGCAACATGGCGACATTGCACGCCTGCCTCAACGAAGGTGTCGATGCCTATACGGCGGTCAGCGCCATCAAGAAACGGCTTGCCGCCGAGCATGGCATCAGCCATGCCACTGTCGAACCGGAATTCGGCCAGTGCGCCGACGGCCGTGACGAACACGATCACGATCACGATCACGATCACGATGCGGCTCCGCATCATGGCCACTATCACTGA
- the denD gene encoding D-erythronate dehydrogenase — protein sequence MRILITGAAGMVGRKLIARLAKNGTLSGRKIAALDLHDIVPPQAPAMEGVSVSIHTGDLAAPGATASLVASRPDVVFHLAGVVSGEAEANFDLGYRVNLDGTRALFDAVRLAAFSPRIVFTSSIAVFGAPFPDIIPDEFHPTPLTSYGTQKLMGEALLADYSRRGFFDGIGIRLPTICVRPGKPNKAASGFFSGIIREPLSGQEAILPVPRSVVHTHASPRSAVSFLIHAAGLDGSAVGPRRNLTMPGVAVTVGEQIEALERIAGTKAVKLIREEPDDTIWAIVRGWPTRFEARRSRDLGFAAETSFDDIIRAHIEDELGGKIG from the coding sequence ATGCGTATTCTGATAACCGGTGCTGCAGGCATGGTCGGCCGCAAGCTCATCGCCCGGCTGGCAAAGAACGGAACGCTGAGCGGACGAAAGATCGCCGCGCTCGACCTTCACGATATCGTGCCGCCGCAAGCACCGGCGATGGAAGGCGTGAGCGTCTCCATCCACACCGGCGATCTCGCAGCACCAGGTGCTACGGCAAGCCTGGTGGCTTCGCGCCCCGACGTCGTCTTCCACCTCGCCGGCGTGGTGTCGGGCGAGGCGGAGGCCAATTTCGATCTCGGCTACCGCGTCAATCTCGACGGCACCCGCGCGCTGTTCGATGCCGTCAGGCTGGCGGCGTTTTCACCGCGCATTGTCTTCACCTCGTCCATCGCCGTGTTCGGCGCGCCATTCCCGGATATCATTCCGGATGAATTCCACCCGACGCCGCTGACCTCCTACGGCACGCAGAAGCTGATGGGTGAGGCGCTGCTCGCCGACTATTCCAGGCGCGGCTTCTTCGACGGTATCGGCATCAGGCTGCCGACCATCTGTGTGCGGCCAGGCAAGCCGAACAAGGCGGCCTCGGGCTTCTTCTCCGGCATCATCCGCGAACCGCTGAGCGGCCAGGAGGCGATACTGCCGGTGCCGCGCTCCGTCGTGCACACCCATGCCAGCCCGCGCTCGGCGGTGAGCTTTTTGATCCATGCGGCGGGCCTCGACGGCAGCGCCGTCGGGCCGCGCCGCAATCTGACGATGCCCGGCGTCGCCGTCACGGTCGGCGAGCAGATCGAGGCGCTTGAACGCATTGCCGGCACCAAGGCGGTGAAGCTGATCCGCGAAGAGCCCGACGACACGATCTGGGCGATCGTCAGGGGCTGGCCGACCCGGTTCGAGGCACGACGCTCAAGGGATCTGGGCTTCGCCGCCGAAACCAGCTTCGACGACATCATCCGCGCCCATATCGAGGATGAACTGGGCGGTAAAATCGGTTAA
- a CDS encoding transporter substrate-binding domain-containing protein — MALSIAMPTAQATDSNLVRDGVLNVCTGGDFPPMQYYENPGDEKLVGFEVDVVDAIAKQWNATTKYVVGDFKGLLPSLGAERCDLVASGILVTAERLKAYDAVPYFISNVVMVTAVNDEATKTPQDLSGKVLAIEAGTNYEKTAADLNAELTKAGKAPAEIQTYPSASGVIEQILVGRAAATITQDTTAAFRIQQMPGRLQVPYNYGGGETYGIYLRKGGDDRQQLVKAIEAMQASGEMATLLKKWNLPVTATDVKHDTN, encoded by the coding sequence ATGGCTCTTTCCATCGCCATGCCAACGGCACAGGCCACGGATTCGAATCTGGTCCGGGACGGCGTGCTGAATGTCTGTACCGGTGGTGATTTCCCACCCATGCAATATTACGAGAACCCGGGTGACGAGAAGCTTGTCGGTTTCGAGGTCGATGTCGTCGACGCGATCGCCAAGCAGTGGAACGCCACCACGAAATATGTCGTTGGCGATTTCAAGGGGCTGTTGCCGTCGCTCGGCGCCGAGCGCTGCGATCTCGTGGCTTCCGGCATTCTGGTCACCGCCGAGCGGCTCAAGGCCTACGATGCCGTTCCCTACTTCATCTCCAACGTCGTCATGGTGACGGCTGTCAACGATGAGGCAACCAAGACCCCGCAGGATTTGAGCGGCAAGGTGCTGGCGATCGAGGCCGGCACCAACTACGAAAAGACAGCCGCGGATCTGAACGCCGAATTGACGAAGGCCGGCAAGGCGCCAGCCGAGATACAGACCTATCCTTCAGCCTCTGGCGTCATCGAGCAGATCCTGGTCGGTCGGGCTGCCGCAACAATCACCCAGGACACCACGGCGGCATTCCGCATCCAGCAGATGCCGGGCCGGCTGCAAGTTCCGTACAATTATGGTGGCGGTGAAACCTACGGAATCTACCTGAGAAAAGGCGGCGACGATCGCCAGCAACTGGTCAAGGCGATCGAAGCGATGCAGGCGAGTGGCGAGATGGCGACGCTGCTGAAGAAGTGGAACCTCCCGGTCACTGCCACCGACGTCAAGCACGACACCAATTGA
- a CDS encoding pyridoxal phosphate-dependent aminotransferase gives MLHTISAFDRLGEENAFAVLARATALAHEGRDIVNLGIGQPDFKTPQHIVEAAIKALRDGHHGYTPANGLLATREAVVRRTLTTTGVEVSPEAVMILPGGKPTMFAAILMFGEPGAEILYPDPGFPIYRSMIEFTGAAPVPVPMREANGFAFSAEETLALITPKTRLLILNSPANPTGGVTPRAEIEKLVKGLEAHPHVAILSDEIYDVMTYDGETHCSLLGFPEIRDRLIVLNGWSKTWAMTGWRMGWSIWPNGDKGAHLYDKVRKLAVNCWSCVNAPSQYAGIAAIDGPQDDVDKMMRAFDRRRKVVVEGLNALPGVSCITPKGAFYAFPNVSKTGWKAKKLASALLEDAGVALIGGPDFGILGEGYIRLSYANSEENILRALERIEAFLAK, from the coding sequence ATGCTCCACACGATTTCGGCCTTCGACCGTCTCGGCGAGGAAAATGCCTTCGCCGTGCTGGCGCGCGCCACCGCACTTGCCCATGAGGGCCGCGATATCGTCAATCTCGGCATCGGCCAGCCCGACTTCAAGACGCCGCAGCACATCGTCGAGGCGGCGATCAAGGCGCTGCGCGACGGCCACCACGGTTACACGCCGGCCAACGGCCTGCTGGCGACGCGTGAAGCGGTGGTGCGCCGCACGCTGACCACCACCGGCGTCGAGGTGTCGCCTGAGGCGGTGATGATCCTGCCAGGCGGCAAGCCAACCATGTTCGCGGCGATCCTGATGTTCGGCGAACCAGGCGCCGAAATCCTCTATCCAGATCCCGGATTTCCGATCTACCGCTCGATGATCGAGTTCACCGGCGCTGCCCCTGTTCCAGTGCCGATGCGTGAGGCAAACGGCTTTGCCTTCTCGGCTGAGGAGACGCTGGCGCTAATCACGCCGAAGACCAGGCTCTTGATCCTCAACTCACCGGCCAATCCGACCGGCGGGGTGACGCCGCGAGCCGAGATCGAGAAGCTGGTCAAGGGACTGGAAGCACACCCGCACGTCGCCATCCTCTCCGACGAAATCTACGATGTGATGACCTATGACGGCGAGACGCATTGCTCGTTGCTTGGCTTCCCCGAAATCCGCGACCGGCTGATCGTGCTGAATGGCTGGTCGAAGACCTGGGCGATGACCGGCTGGCGCATGGGCTGGTCGATCTGGCCGAACGGCGACAAGGGCGCTCACCTCTACGACAAGGTGCGCAAGCTGGCGGTCAATTGCTGGTCCTGCGTCAACGCGCCGAGCCAGTATGCCGGCATCGCCGCCATCGACGGCCCGCAGGACGATGTCGACAAGATGATGCGCGCTTTCGATCGCCGCCGGAAGGTCGTGGTCGAGGGTTTGAATGCCTTGCCCGGCGTGTCCTGCATCACGCCGAAAGGCGCCTTCTATGCCTTTCCAAACGTCTCCAAAACTGGCTGGAAGGCCAAGAAATTGGCCTCGGCGCTGCTCGAGGATGCCGGCGTGGCGCTGATCGGCGGTCCAGATTTCGGCATTCTCGGCGAGGGTTACATCAGGCTTTCCTACGCCAACTCCGAGGAGAACATTTTGCGCGCGCTGGAGCGGATCGAGGCGTTTCTGGCGAAGTGA
- a CDS encoding amino acid ABC transporter permease, producing the protein MFDTKLFLTALFGWPLAKGALLTLTLSLLVMSVALAISLATAALATSKRRWVRLLIAAFVWLFRGAPALLVLLFVWNGLPQISTVFRSSWFTPFLAAFLALTLIQIAYLTEILRSSYASVGKGQSEGAAALGLHRGQIFFLIILPQALRVALPSLVNEFISLLKATSLATVISLKELMTVTQFAIATSFRFLEWYGAALIYYMSMVSVLTVFQMKIERMLARGHR; encoded by the coding sequence GTGTTCGACACCAAGCTCTTCCTGACGGCACTGTTCGGCTGGCCCCTTGCCAAGGGGGCCTTGCTGACCTTGACCCTTTCGCTTCTCGTGATGTCTGTCGCCCTGGCGATATCCCTGGCAACAGCGGCGCTGGCGACGTCGAAGCGGCGCTGGGTCCGTCTCTTGATCGCCGCCTTTGTCTGGCTTTTTCGCGGTGCGCCGGCGCTGCTCGTGCTGCTCTTCGTGTGGAACGGGCTACCGCAAATCTCGACGGTCTTCCGATCGAGCTGGTTCACTCCGTTCCTCGCGGCGTTTCTTGCCTTGACGCTGATCCAGATTGCCTATCTGACCGAGATCCTTCGCAGTTCCTACGCATCCGTCGGCAAGGGACAATCGGAAGGGGCGGCGGCTCTTGGCCTGCACCGAGGTCAGATATTCTTCTTGATCATCTTGCCGCAGGCGCTTCGCGTCGCGCTGCCGTCCCTGGTCAACGAGTTCATTTCCTTGCTCAAGGCAACTTCGCTGGCGACAGTGATCTCCTTGAAGGAACTTATGACCGTCACCCAGTTCGCGATCGCCACCAGCTTTCGTTTCCTGGAATGGTATGGCGCTGCGCTGATCTACTACATGTCGATGGTTTCGGTTTTGACGGTCTTTCAGATGAAGATCGAGCGGATGCTTGCGCGGGGACATCGCTGA
- a CDS encoding tellurite resistance TerB family protein, producing the protein MFDPKKLLDDLLGSQIPGTSGTVRDKAGQAVQMAKDNPLAAGALAAVLLGTGAGRQVTGTAVKLGGLAAIGGLAYKAYQNYKSGNAPAETPAAGEPELLPPPADTAFHPSQAPQGEDEFTLTLVRAMISAAKADGHVDDEERQKIAGKLSVAGIGAEAEQFLMSELESPLDLDTLVAGAQTDAQKLELYTASRLAIDPDTRAERGYLDLLAGRLGLPDALVDHVEATVSAAKVPASGKAKAGTAPKEPIGTQETRIRRHFELTSR; encoded by the coding sequence ATGTTCGACCCCAAGAAGCTTCTCGACGATCTGCTCGGCTCGCAAATTCCCGGCACCAGCGGCACCGTCCGCGACAAGGCCGGGCAGGCCGTACAGATGGCCAAGGACAATCCGCTTGCGGCCGGTGCACTGGCCGCAGTGCTGCTTGGAACAGGAGCCGGCCGCCAGGTCACCGGCACCGCAGTAAAGCTCGGCGGACTGGCGGCGATCGGCGGCCTCGCCTACAAGGCCTACCAGAACTACAAGAGCGGCAACGCGCCGGCCGAAACGCCGGCTGCCGGCGAGCCGGAACTGTTGCCGCCGCCCGCCGATACCGCCTTCCATCCCTCACAGGCTCCGCAAGGCGAGGACGAATTCACGTTGACGCTGGTGCGAGCGATGATTTCGGCGGCCAAGGCCGACGGCCATGTCGACGACGAGGAACGCCAGAAGATTGCCGGCAAGCTCAGCGTCGCAGGCATCGGCGCGGAAGCGGAGCAGTTCCTGATGTCGGAACTGGAGAGCCCGCTCGACCTGGACACGCTGGTTGCCGGCGCCCAGACCGACGCGCAGAAGCTTGAGCTCTACACGGCGTCGCGGCTCGCCATCGATCCCGACACACGCGCCGAACGCGGCTATCTCGACCTGCTTGCCGGCCGCCTCGGGCTGCCGGACGCGCTGGTCGACCATGTCGAGGCGACCGTGTCGGCGGCAAAGGTGCCGGCGTCAGGCAAGGCCAAGGCCGGGACTGCGCCGAAAGAGCCCATCGGCACCCAGGAGACCAGAATCCGGCGTCATTTCGAGTTAACGTCTCGTTAA